A stretch of DNA from Desulfosarcina ovata subsp. ovata:
TGTCGTGCCGCTGAAGGCAACCTAACCTAGGGGATTCCCGATTATGTTCGTTTATGCTTTTTTAATGTATCTGCAATAATGCCGATACATTGGTATGGTATTGGTATCTGTCGATTTTCGCCGGCCGAAATCCTACAAGATAGTTTCGATAAGCTGTTGCTTTTAAGGCGATCATTTCCCTACGATAAACTTTTCAAATCTTTACAGTCGGTCATTCAGACTAAAAAAAGTGGCGAGCGTTTATCACAACTTTTTGATTTGACTGTCGATGCAATTTTCGGTGGATTTGAAACCAATTCAGGGTGCGATCGCAGAAAATTTCCTGACATTGGCCCCTATACCGTCCTTTTTGACCCCAAAAACATCGATTTAAGCTCGGAAATTGACCCTGTTATTGACATAAGTCTTTGATATTAGGTTATCCTGCTTGGTCCGACCCCAAGCCCCTAACTTTTTTAATGTATCTGCAATAATGCCGATACATTGGTATGGTATTGGTATCTGTCGATTTTCGCCGGCCGAAATCCTACAAGATAGTTTCGATAAGCTGTTGCTTTTAAGGCGATCATTTCCCTACGATAAACTTTTCAAATCTTTACAGTCGGTCATTCAGACTAAAAAAAGTGGCGAGCGTTTATCACAACTTTTTGATTTGACTGTCGATGCAATTTTCGGTGGATTTGAAACCAATTCAGGGTGCGATCGCAGAAAATTTCCTGACATTGGCCCCTATACCGTCCTTTTTGACCCCAAAAACATCGATTTAAGCTTGCTAAGGCAAAAATAGTGTAACGCTTCCCGTTCTGTTTATTCAGGCCCCGTTTAAAAAATATCCCAAATATATTAATGCGTTAGTGATCATTGGCTGCCTTTAGGACGTTGCAAAATAATGTAACTTTTTCATCGTATTTCAGGCCTTGAAGCATCTTATGCCGCTGCGCGTTAGCGGTTAATAGAGAAACGATGCAATAACAATCGACTTTACGAGAGTTAAAAAAAGTTACGATGTGGGATTTAGATTAACAGGTCTTGGGAGAAAGCTGATTCGCCGCAGAGTGAGGGAAGAGATTGTTTTTTGGAGCCTACATGGGATGAAGATTGGCGAGAAAGTCGACCGCCAGATTTAAATCGACGAAGCTATGGCCCAGTTCTTTGGCCTTGTCGCGGCAATCCGTGCAAATTTCCTTGAATTTTCTCATATCGCCCCTGGTGGCCACATAAATCTGTTCGATGGCTTCAGATTCAAAATCCTTGTATTCCAGGATGAAATCCTCGACTACGATGGGATACAGAATCAAGGTTTTCAATCGGCTGAGGATATCCGGATGCTGGCTGGTCAAATATGTCCTCACCTTTGGCAGTCCGGCCAAAACGATGGGCACGTGCGCGTCCATGATTCGTTTCAGGTAGGGCCAAACCCTTTTTTCGATGTCATTGGCCTCGTCGATGATGATGTAATAATCGGTCAGATTGCGGATCAGCTTCAAATGATGGGGCGTGCGCCGATAAGTGGCCACCGCCTCGTAGTTCAACCCTTGAAGGATGGAGGCCAACATTTCATGCACATTGAAAAGCGACTCCACCCATACGCCTTGAAGTTTTTTGGGTTTGAGCAGTTCGAGGAAACGAGTTTTTCCGACACCATATTCGCCCTCGATCAATACGCTCTGTCCCCGGTAGATCCGGTTGTATACCGCGGATAGATAGGAGACCCGGCGCTTATCGTTTATAAAACTTTGTTTTCGCTGCATGAGGCATACGGGGCCAAAGGGTTGTTTGACAATTGTCTTTCGCAATCCAAAATGAACGCATTGAAAAGCGCCTTGCCGGTGATGGTTTCAGGCTGGCGTAGTTTGATCGCGTAAGCGATATATCGTTTCCGGTGTTGCCGATAGATTGTTTGGGCGGCATCGAGGGTCAAACCCCGAAGATGGATGTCAATCAGTCGTGGCCTGTCCACCGCCATCTTTTTCTCCTGCAGAAAAGCGCTGATCAATTCAACCGCGTTGGGTTCGGTGCCTGCCTTTTT
This window harbors:
- a CDS encoding ATP-binding protein gives rise to the protein MQRKQSFINDKRRVSYLSAVYNRIYRGQSVLIEGEYGVGKTRFLELLKPKKLQGVWVESLFNVHEMLASILQGLNYEAVATYRRTPHHLKLIRNLTDYYIIIDEANDIEKRVWPYLKRIMDAHVPIVLAGLPKVRTYLTSQHPDILSRLKTLILYPIVVEDFILEYKDFESEAIEQIYVATRGDMRKFKEICTDCRDKAKELGHSFVDLNLAVDFLANLHPM